The genome window AGCTCCGGCTGGGCCAGGGCCCAGCGGGCCCAGTAGCGGTTGTGGCTGCCGCCGGTGAGCAGATCCTGAAGGATCTCCTCGCCCAGCTCATCGACCCATGCTTCGTGGAGCAGATGTTTCAGGAAGGCCTCGAAGATGGTGGGCCCGGCCTGATCCGGCGTGGCCCGGAAATCCCAGGCCCGCAGGATCTCCTGAGCTTGGCGGGCCAGGGGGTCTGTAAAGGATATCTGGAGGACATACGACACGATGTCCCGCGCCGCCAGCGAGAAGGTATCGTTCTGAATCGCGGCCATGTCATCGATGGAGAGGCGATCCTTCATCCGGAGGAGGTCCACGATCCGCTGGGCCCGGTCTCCGTAATCCCAGACGGCGGCCAGGAAGTGGGGATAGGAAGGATCCACCACGGCGTTGTTCGCGGTGACGATGAATCCCTCCGGCGGATCCAGCCGCCGGGGCATTTCCTCATACGGAACATATCCCACCCACTCATACTCTCCGCTCCAGCCCGGGACGGGGAGCAGGCCGTTCCCCTTCGCCCGGATGGGGACACGGCCGGTGGCCTGATAGCCGATGTGGCCATCCACATCCGCATAGACGAAGTTCTGGCCGGGCACATCCCAATCCGCCAGGGCTTCGTGGAACTCCTCCCAGTTCCGCGCGCGGTTCAGCCGCAGGAGCGCCCGCACGATCCGCGAGGGCTCCAGGGCGGTCCAGCGGAAAGCATAGAGGGTCTGGGTGCGGGTGAGGGCTTCCACCACATCGTTGATCACCGGGCCGTGGCGGGTGATCCGCACCGGGAGGAGGAGAGGCTCGGCCTGGCCGGCGATGCGGATCTCCTCGGTGATCACCTGCACAGGCTCCCACTTCCCCCGAAATTCCACCTCCAGCGGGTTTTGCGGATTGACCCGCTCCATGTAGAGGTCCTGCACGTCGGGCCCCAGGTTGGTCACGCCCCAGGCGATGCGGTCGTTGTGGCCGATCACCACGCCCGGGACGCCGGGGAACGAGGCGCCGGCGACCTGAAGGGGGCATTCGGGTGTGACGGGCTCGCAGTGCAGGGCCACCTCATACCAGATGCTGGGCATCTGGATGCGGAGATGGGGATCGTTGGCCAGGATCGGCTTCCCGGTGACCGACCGCGATCCCGCCACCACCCAGTTATTGGATCCCAGGTCCGGGGCGTCGCCCAGGGTGATCCGTCGCAGCTCGTGCCCGAGGTCCAGCCAGGCGCGGGCCGTTTCCTCGGGGATCGGGGTTTCGAGGACAGCGGCCGGCACGATGATCGGCCGGTCGGCGGGATAAGGGAGGACGATCTCCGACAGGCGCTCCGGGCCGATCTTCTGGACGATCCGCGCGTTGAGGAGCTCGTCATCCCAGTTCCCGCCCAGATCCCAGGCCATGACCTTGGCCCAGGCGACGGTGTGGAGCGGCTGCCACGGCTCGATTTCCCATCGTCGTCCGAAGAGGCGGAAGAGGGTGAACTCCAGGGGCAGGCGATCGCGCTGCTGTTCCAGGTAAGCGTTCACCCCGGCCGCATAGGCTTCCAGGATCGCCCGCTCCTCGGGCCCCAGGGCTTCCAGATCCTGCCGCGCGGCCCGATGCCACCCCAGGGTGCGGATGAAGCGATCCTGGTTCACGGTCGTCTTCCCCAGCATTTCGGAGAGGCGACCGGTTCCGATGTGACGCCAGAACTCCATCTGCCAGAAGCGATCCTGAGCGTGAACGAAGCCCTGGGCCATGAAGAGGTCGTGGAGATTCGAGGCGTAAATGTGGGGCACGCCCCAGCGATCCCGGATCACGGTGACGGGGGCCTGGAGGCCGGGGAGGCGGAGGGTTCCGCGGATCTGAGGGAATGCCTGACGGGAAGTCCGGTAGAAGGCGAAAGCGCCTCCGGCGAGAAGGAGCAGGAGCCCGATCCCCAATCCCAGGATGATCCCAAGCAGCAGGCGTCGGCGCATGGCAAGCCTCCTCGGAGAGATGTCCGGCCGGACCTCGGGCATGCGACGGGAGGGCGGAATTCTCCCCGGATGCCGGCAGCACGGCTTCTTTATCCTACCCTGAGACCGGGTCGCATGGGGAATGCATGGGATCGAATGAATTCGACCTCCAGAGGCCTTCGGCCACCGGCCGGCCTGCGCCGGCCGAAAGGATTTCTGCATCGGCGGAGGCCGACGCCCGGCGCGGAGCGCCTCCGAAGGCCGATTTCCATCGGCGCACCCGCCGACGCCTGGCGCGAAGCGCCTCACGGGGCTGATTTCCATCGGCGTGAGAGGCCCGTTTGACACCCTTTTCCCAACCCGGGTATGATGCACATCGATGGGGATCCGGGCGCATGCGCCCGGGATCGCGGGGGAAGAGAATGGGGCAGGAGCACATCCGCAACTTCTGCATCATCGCCCATGTGGACCATGGCAAGACCACGCTGGCCGACCGGCTCCTGGAGCGCACCGGCACCATCCAGCCGCGAAACGGGGTGGAGCTGGTGCTGGACTCCATGGACCTGGAGCGGGAGCGCGGGGTCACCATCAAGGCTTCGGCCGTCCGGATGCGGTATACGGCGCGGGATGGCCGGACCTATGTGCTGAACCTGATCGACACGCCGGGCCACGTGGATTTCTCCTACGAGGTGGGCCGGGCGATGGCCGCCTGCGAGGGGGCCGTTTTGCTGGTCGACGCGACTCAGGGGATCGAGGCCCAGACCCTGGCCAACCTGTATCTGGCCCTGGAGCACGATCTCGTCATCATCCCGGCGGTCAATAAGATCGATCTGCCCGCCGCGCGGCCCGACGAGGTCGCCCGGGAGATCGCCGAGCTCCTGGGCGTCCCCGACTCCGAGGTCCTGCGGATCTCCGCCAAGCTGGGGATCGGGGTGGAGGAAGTGCTGGAGGCGGTGGTGCAGCGCATCCCGCCGCCCCGCGGCGATCCGGAGGCCCCCCTTCAGGCCCTGATCTTCGACAGCCACTACGATCCCTACAAGGGCGTCATCGCCTACGTGCGCGTGGTCAACGGGACCCTCGCCATGGGGCGGAAGATCATGGTGATGTCGACCGGGGTGACCAGCGAGCCGGTGGAGATCGGGGTCTTCACCCCGGACTTTACTCCAACGGGCCGCCTGGAGGCCGGCGAGGTGGGTTACGTGGCCACAGGCCTGAAATCCGTGCGGGAGTGTCGGGTGGGGGATACCCTGACCACGGCCGATCGCCCGGCCCCCGAGCCGCTTCCCGGGTTCCGCCCCCCCAAGCCCATGGTCTTCGCCAGTTTTTACCCTTCGGAAGGTGAGGATTACGAGCTGCTGCGGGAGGCCCTGGAGAAGCTCCAGTTGAACGACGCCGCCCTGGTCTTCCAGCCGGAGACCTCCCAGGCCCTGGGCTTCGGCTTTCGGTGCGGCTTCCTGGGGATGTTCCATATGGAGATCGTCCAGGAGCGCCTGGAGCGGGAGTATGGGCTGGACATCGTGGCCACGGCCCCCAGCGTGGAGTATGAGGTGGTGTTGCGGGATGGGACGGTGAAGACCATCACCCGCCCCTCGGACCTTCCGGATCCCTCGCGGATCGAGGAGATCCGGGAGCCGTGGATGAAGGTCACGATCATCACCCCGGCCGATTACATCGGGCCGGTGATGGATCTCATCACCTCGCGGCGGGGGGTTTACCAGAACATGACCTATCTCGATCCGCGGCGGGTGATGATCGAGGCGGAGGTGCCGCTGGCCGAGCTGATCATCGATTTCTACGACGCCCTCAAGAGCCGCACCCGCGGCTACGCCTCGATGGATTACGCCTTCATCGGCTACCGGGCGGGGGATCTGGTGAAGCTGGACATCCTGGTGCACGGCCAGCCGGTGGACGCCCTGGCGCTGATCGTGCACCGGGAGCAGGCGTATCCCAAAGGTCATGCGCTGGTGGAGAAACTGAAGGAAGTGATCCCCCGCCAGCTCTTCGATGTCGCCATCCAGGCGGCGGTGGGCGGGCGGATCATCGCCCGGGCGACCATCAAAGCCATGCGGAAGGATGTGCTGGCCAAATGCTATGGCGGCGATGTCACCCGCAAGCGGAAGCTGCTGGAGAAGCAGAAGGAAGGGAAGAAGCGCCTCAAGATGATCGGCCGCGTGGAGGTCCCCCAGGAGGCCTTCCTGGCCGTCCTCCGGCTGGGCCGCGAAGCCTGAGCCGCTCCCCCCGGTTCTCCATTTCTTCCTTCCCTCCCGATGTCCTTGCGCCTCCTCCACAAGCCCGGTCTGTTCCCAATTTGTTCCCACGCCTCCCGTAGATTGGGATCCGGGATGGCGAGAGGAGGTCCCTTCGTCGGCGCGCGGGCCCTACGCGGGTATGGTTCCTCCTCGGCGATCCCCGAATCTCCCTGCCGATACGAGGTGAACGGTGTTCCGGCATCGAAAGCGACCGAACCATACGGGGGATGGCGTGCAGGGGAGGCGATCAGGGGCCGTGCGGGCCATGGTGGCCCTGCTCGCGCTGATCGTGGGCGGGTGGTGGAGGCTTCCCCTCACGGGGGCCTCCGGCGGGGCGGCGGCGGTCTGCCGGGCCGCGGCGAGCGCCGCCGCGGCCGGAACCCGCTTCCATCGAAGCTACGGTCTGGCAGGGAGCAATGAGACGATCCGCACAGTGCTGCCCACTTCCGACGGGGGCTTCCTGCTGGTCGGACAAGTTGGGAAAGTTGATCAAACATCCTCTCTTTACCCTTACGTCGTCAAGGTGGACGCTGCGGGGAACGTGCAGTGGAGCCGGACATATGGAGACGGAAACAAATGGACCGGTGGCGCCGTGGCCGCCGCGGATGGGGGGTTCTGGCTAGCCGGCTCTACCGCTCAGGGCGACATCTACCTGGTGAAGATGGACGCAGACGGGAACGTGCAGCGGGCCATCACCTACGATGGGGGCGCCTTTGAGAGAGCAGGAACCATCCTGGCCACCTCCGACGGCGGTTTTCTGCTGGTGGGCAGCACTTCGCCTGGCTACCCCTCTCCTGCACAGCCGCTGGTGGTGAAGCTGGACGGTTCAGGCCGCGTGCAGTGGAGCCGCACCTATACGCTCTCATCTTCCATAGTGCAAACGTTCCTGTTTTCCGTGGTTCAGACCGCGGATGGGGGATTCCTGGTGGGAGGCGACCGATCCATTGACGACTATCGGACCGGCCAGACGACGTATTCTATTGTCCTGTTGAAATTGAATGCGGACGGGACGGTTCAGCAGGGGTGGGAACTCACGAACCCGAGCTCCGGGAGCGTTCTCCCGGGGGATATGGTGACCACGGCCGATGGGGGCGTTCTGCTGGTGGGGACTACGGTGGTTGGGGTGAATTCCCAGAACCTGAAAGACAACGATATCCTGGCGGTGAAACTGGATAGCGCGGGGAACGTGCAGTGGAGCCGGACCTACGGGCGGCCTGGCGTCCTGGATGAGGCAGGCACGGCCGTGGTGCGGACGCCGGATGGAGGCTTTCTGCTGGCCGGAAATACCCACAATTCCAGTTCGGGTTTTGATGCCTATGCGGTGAGGATCGATGGGGCGGGGAGCGTCCAGTGGAGCCGGACCTATGACGGCGGTGGAGGCGAGGGGATCCGCACGGCCGTGATGGCCGCCGATGGGGGCTTTCTCCTGGCGGGCGATACATGGCCGGACCCTACTGCCTATGACGACATGTATGTCGTGCGGACCGATGCGGTGGGCGAAAGCGATTGCAACACGGTCCCTGTGGTTACCGGGACGACAACACCGACGATCGACGTATCGGCGTTTCTGCCGGACAGCAGTCCGGTTCCCCTGACCGCTGGAACGCTGGCGTTCTCGAGCACGGTTCCGGCGACCCAATCGGAGAGCCGCTGCCGGTATCGGCTCTACCTGCCGCTGGTGGTGCGGGGGCCGTGAGGGGCACCCATGGCTCGCCAGAGGCGATCCCATCTCGACGGGAGGTGTTTGATGGTGAAGAGAACCATGCAGGCATGGCGACGGATGATGTGCGGGCTGGTGGCGGGCATCCTAGCGCTCGCGGCGCTGGGCGTTTCCATCCCCTCCGCTCGCGGAGCCGTCGGACAACCGTCGCCCTTTTCCATTCATGCGCTGGATCCGAGCCCTGAGAGCACGGCCGGAGCTCCAAGCCCCTCTAACCCGAGGCAGCCCCAGCCCCTCGCGGCTTCCACCCCGAAAGGGCCGCGGGTCCTCTTCCCGGCTCAGCATGGAGTTTCCCAGCCCGCTGACTGGGTAGCCCAGCACTGGAAGGAGCGCTTCCCTATCGCTGCCCCAGACCCGGCTTTCCAGCGCTGGCGGGAGGAGTGGCTTCCTCTCCCGGTTCCTCCCCGGTCCCAGGGGATCCGCCCCGGCCCGTCCGGGGCTCTGCCCATGGCTCCCTCTCTTGCTGCCCCCGCCCCTGCCTCGCCGGCGCTCCCGCCCCTTTTCTCCTTCGAGGGGCTCAACAATTATGACAACATCATAGGGGGGATCAGCACGCAAGTCTCTCCGCCGGATGTCAACGGGGACGTCGGTCCTTCCCACTACGTCGAGTTTGTGAACGTGGTCCTCCGCGTCTACGATAAGAACGGCAACCCCCTTTCTTCGCCCTTCCCCCTCAGCGCCCTGTTCGCCTCGGCTGGTTTTAGCGGCCCATGCGCTTCCGCCAACGATGGGGACCCCATCGTGCTCTACGATCAGTTCGCCGACCGCTGGTTCCTCTCTCAGTTTTATATCGAAGATGTCTTCGCCAATACCGGTCCCAGCCGGCACTGCGTCGCCGTCTCCCAGACGGGCGATCCCCTCGGCCGCTATTACGTATACGAGTTCGTCTGGCCCGACTTCCCGGCCGGGTCGGGCACGCACATCTTCATGGACTACCCGCACCACGCCATCTCGCCGGAGGCCTACTGGATGACGGCCCACGAGTTCGACCCCAGCTACAGTCCGCCCGCCTATCTGAGCCAGGCCGTCGCCGCCCTGGAGCGCAACAAGATGCTCGTCGGGGATCCCACGGCCCGGATGATCTACTTCGGCTCCATGGCCGCTCCCCCCTCGGGCGTGGACATGGGGTCGATCGGCGGCGTCCTGGCGGCGGACATCGAGGGGCCGTCTCCGCTTCCCCCCATCGGGAGCCGCCCAGCGCCCGGGATCTTCCTGGGGCCTATGCCGAACGAGTGGGGTTTCCCGAGCGATGCCATCGGCGTTTACAAGTTCATTCTCGACTGGTCGAATCCGGCGGCCGCCAATTTTGTGCAGGCTGCGACCCTGCCCGTCGCCCCCTTTGATCCCTCGAACCCCAGCGGGCGGGGCGACATCCCCCAACCCGGTGTCACCACGTCGGCCTTCCTGGATTCCGTTTCAGGCCGCCTGATGCACCGGGTCGTCATCCGCAATATGGGGAGCTATTCCCTCATCGGGGCCAATCACACCGTGTGTGCCCCCGGCCTGACGTCCACGCAGTGTCGGACGGCCGGCCAGTATCAGGCCGCGGTGCGGTGGTATATCCTGAAGTATGACAATGCCACAGGTACTGTCTCCATCCTCGACCAGGGCACCTACACCGGCAACCCACCGGATTCCCACAGCCGGTGGATGGCCAGTGGGACCTTCGACAAGTATGGGGATTTCTGCCTCAGCTACACTGTCTCGAGCGCCAGCGTTTATCCCAGCATCCGGTACGCGTGCCGCACGCCGAGCGATCCGCCGCACGCCGAGCGATCCCCCCGGAACCCTGGGGCCGGAGGCTACGCTGCAGGCGGGCTCGGCCGCCCAAACGTCGACCTCCTCCCGGTGGGGCGATTACAGCATGCTCAGCATCGACCCAGCGGATGATGCCACTTTCTGGGCTGTCCACGAGTATTACACCACCAGCAATCCAAGTGGCTGCTCCTCCGCGGCTTGCTGGCACACGCGCATCGGCTCATTCCGGGTTGGGAGGAATCGGCTCTACCTGCCGCTGGTGGTGCGGGGGCCGTGAGGGGTTTTTCCGCGATCGCCGGGAGGGAGTGCTATGCCCGATGGGTTCTGCGTCGGAGGCGTTTGCGCGCCGGCCTCCGTGTGGGCAGGGGGGATCCTGTGGCTCCTGTATGGGCTGCTCTTCCTCCTCATCCGGGTCTTCCTGGTCGCCGGGATGCTCCGGGAGCTCACCCGGGCCGAGATCGAGGGGACCCGCCGGCGCATCCAGCTGGAACAGAAGGAGCCCGAGGCGGTCACCCCCTCCGAACAGGTCGTGCTGAACCATGTCGAGGCGCTGCTCCAGCAGGCGGAGCGAACGGTTTCCTGGACCTTCGGGGACAAAGTGAAAGCGCTATGCTGGAACGGCGGGGCGGAGCTGGCCGCCTGGCGGTTGATCCACGACGCGGAGCGGCTGGCGGTGAACGCGATGGCCATGCCCCACCTCAAGGCGCGGCTGCAGCGGGCCCTGGGCGACCTCTCGGAGCTTCCCCCGGCGCGCCAGGCGGCATGGAAAGAACCCCTCCGGAAGGCCCTGGACCAGTCAGAGGTGGAGGCCCGGGCGACCCTTTCGGCGTTCCTGGCCGACCTCTACGAGGCGCGGGATGGGCAGTTTATGTTGGTGCTTAAACTGCAGAACATGCTGACCTTTATGGTTCTCGTGGGCTTGCTGATCGGGCTGGCCCTGGCCATCGCAGGCTACGGCCCGATCCTGCTATCGGGGGCGACGGGCGGGTTGCTGAGCCGCATGGCCCGGGTCTATCGGGGCGGGCGGCGGACGCCGGATTACGGGCTCTCGTGGGCGACGGTGTTCCCGGCGCCCCTCTTTGGGGCCCTCAGCGCCTGGGCCGGCCTGCACTTGGTCGCGATCCTGCAAAACCAGCAGATTCTCTCTCTGGAAGCGCTGGGAACGCTTTCCCAGCTTCTCACCCCACCCATCGCGCTGCAGAAAGACACGGTGCCCCTCCTGGCCCTGGGGGCCCTCTTCGGCCTCTCTGAGCGCCTGCTGGACCGTATGGTGGAGAAGACGGAGGAGCTGTGGAAGAAGCAGGTGGAAGAAGAGGAGGGCGATAAGAGGAAGAAAGGAGGGGAGGAATCACAGACCGGGATGGGGCCGGGGGCGATCGCTGCCCGGCGGTTTCAGCTCCAGGTAGAGCTGGAAGAGCGAAAGCTCCCGGAGGAGCTGCCCCGCGCAGCTCCTCCCTCTCCCGGGGGCGAAGGGTGATCCAGAGATCGAGGGCTGTTCCCAGTTTGTTCCCAGGCAAGGGGGAAGCTGGTTCTGTATCTGCGCGCGGGGAGGCGCCTATGGGGCGGATCAGCTGGTTCAGCGAGGAGGGGGATGCCCTCTTCTTCCAGCGGTATGTGGATCGGATGGGGTCCTGGCAGCAGGCCATTGCCGACGGCCGCATCGACCCGGAGGAGGTGCGGGCCCAGGCCGAGCGGGTGGCGGCCCTGTTGCGGGAGATCGAGCCCCAGCTCAGCGATGCCCTCCATGAGCAGGTCACCCAGCTGCTGCTGGAGCTGGCGGTTCTGAACGCGATGCAAACGGCCCTTTTCCTCCAGACCCCGGCCTGAGGAGGTGAAGCCATGCCCGATCAGCGCGTGTTCCATGCCCCGAACCTGGATATGGGCCGGCTGGTGCAGGCCCTGGCGGACTGGTATCGAGCCCAGAAGTTCGATGTGCAGGTGCTGGATCTCCCCCAGGGTGGGGTGGTGATCCAGGCCCGCCAGGACGAAACATGGCGGAACCTGCTGGGGGTCTCCTCGGCCCTCAATGTGGCGCTGCGCCGGCAGGGCGACAGCCTGCAGGTGGAGATCGGGGCCGGCAAGTGGGTGGATAAGGCGGTGGCGGCGGGGG of Thermoflexus sp. contains these proteins:
- a CDS encoding penicillin acylase family protein — its product is MRRRLLLGIILGLGIGLLLLLAGGAFAFYRTSRQAFPQIRGTLRLPGLQAPVTVIRDRWGVPHIYASNLHDLFMAQGFVHAQDRFWQMEFWRHIGTGRLSEMLGKTTVNQDRFIRTLGWHRAARQDLEALGPEERAILEAYAAGVNAYLEQQRDRLPLEFTLFRLFGRRWEIEPWQPLHTVAWAKVMAWDLGGNWDDELLNARIVQKIGPERLSEIVLPYPADRPIIVPAAVLETPIPEETARAWLDLGHELRRITLGDAPDLGSNNWVVAGSRSVTGKPILANDPHLRIQMPSIWYEVALHCEPVTPECPLQVAGASFPGVPGVVIGHNDRIAWGVTNLGPDVQDLYMERVNPQNPLEVEFRGKWEPVQVITEEIRIAGQAEPLLLPVRITRHGPVINDVVEALTRTQTLYAFRWTALEPSRIVRALLRLNRARNWEEFHEALADWDVPGQNFVYADVDGHIGYQATGRVPIRAKGNGLLPVPGWSGEYEWVGYVPYEEMPRRLDPPEGFIVTANNAVVDPSYPHFLAAVWDYGDRAQRIVDLLRMKDRLSIDDMAAIQNDTFSLAARDIVSYVLQISFTDPLARQAQEILRAWDFRATPDQAGPTIFEAFLKHLLHEAWVDELGEEILQDLLTGGSHNRYWARWALAQPELSWWDDLRTPQRETRDDIVRRAFEQAVAELRARLGPDPRAWTWGRVHTATFTHGTLGQSGIRPIEGIFNRGPYPAPGTSAAVNNIGFNVQKGFAVRSLPSLRFIASTAHWSDSRFIHTTGQSGLPDHPHYDDMIPMWLRGEYHPMLWSREEVEQNAEGILRLQP
- the lepA gene encoding translation elongation factor 4 produces the protein MGQEHIRNFCIIAHVDHGKTTLADRLLERTGTIQPRNGVELVLDSMDLERERGVTIKASAVRMRYTARDGRTYVLNLIDTPGHVDFSYEVGRAMAACEGAVLLVDATQGIEAQTLANLYLALEHDLVIIPAVNKIDLPAARPDEVAREIAELLGVPDSEVLRISAKLGIGVEEVLEAVVQRIPPPRGDPEAPLQALIFDSHYDPYKGVIAYVRVVNGTLAMGRKIMVMSTGVTSEPVEIGVFTPDFTPTGRLEAGEVGYVATGLKSVRECRVGDTLTTADRPAPEPLPGFRPPKPMVFASFYPSEGEDYELLREALEKLQLNDAALVFQPETSQALGFGFRCGFLGMFHMEIVQERLEREYGLDIVATAPSVEYEVVLRDGTVKTITRPSDLPDPSRIEEIREPWMKVTIITPADYIGPVMDLITSRRGVYQNMTYLDPRRVMIEAEVPLAELIIDFYDALKSRTRGYASMDYAFIGYRAGDLVKLDILVHGQPVDALALIVHREQAYPKGHALVEKLKEVIPRQLFDVAIQAAVGGRIIARATIKAMRKDVLAKCYGGDVTRKRKLLEKQKEGKKRLKMIGRVEVPQEAFLAVLRLGREA